The following coding sequences are from one Gossypium raimondii isolate GPD5lz chromosome 4, ASM2569854v1, whole genome shotgun sequence window:
- the LOC128040612 gene encoding intermembrane lipid transfer protein VPS13-like yields MGSQRCRVRLPRPLSRELPLRPYSWEEAVGISVLKEADDGKLKDEIYVMSKALKNPGKYVIMTERLVLVVNCPSLVDLGKPEF; encoded by the coding sequence ATGGGTTCACAACGTTGTAGAGTTCGTTTGCCAAGGCCTTTAAGCAGAGAACTTCCTTTGAGGCCTTACTCTTGGGAAGAAGCTGTTGGAATATCGGTGCTTAAGGAAGCTGATGATGGCAAGCTCAAGGATGAAATCTATGTCATGTCCAAGGCACTCAAAAACCCCGGTAAATATGTCATCATGACAGAGAGACTTGTGTTGGTTGTTAATTGCCCGAGTCTTGTGGACTTGGGGAAACCTGAATTCTGA